Genomic DNA from Deltaproteobacteria bacterium:
ACGCCGCCGTCGCGACCGCCTTCGCGCTCGGGGTGACCGAGCCCTACCACTCCGGGATCGGCGGCGGCGGCTTCCTGCTGCTGCACCTCGCGAGCGGCGAGACGGTCGCCCTCGACGCCCGCGAGACGGCCCCGGCGGCGGCGCGCGCGGACATGTTCGTGGCGCCCGGCGTCGCGGCGGATGCTTCGCGCACGGGCCCGCTCGCGGTCGCCACGCCCGGGCTCGTCGCGGGCCTCGCCCTCGCGCTCGAGCGCTGGGGCACGAAGCCCCTCGCCGAGGTCCTGGCGCCGGCGATCGCGCTCGCCGACGAGGGCTTCGGGATCGGCCTGCGCCATGCCCGCATCCTGAAGCTCTGGCACCAGATGGGCATGGCCGAGCGCTTCCCCGAGACCGCCGCGATCCAGGCGCCGGCGCCCGATCTCGCGCCGGGCTGGCGGCTCGTGCAGCCCGAGCTCGCGCGCACCCTGCGCGCCCTCGCGCGCGAGGGCCCCGACGCCTTCTACCACGGGCCGATCGCGCGGGCGATCGCGGGCGAGGTCCAGAAGCGCGGCGGCCTGCTCAGCGCCGGGGATCTCGCGGCCTACGAGCCGAAGCTGCGCGCGCCGCTGCGCGGGACCTACCGGGGACGCACGGTGGTGTCGTTTCCGCCGCCGTCCTCGGGTGGGGTCGCGCTGATCGAGGCGCTCAACATCCTGGAGGGCTTCGAGCTGGCCCCCCTCGGCGCCGGCTCGTCGGCCTCGATCCACCGGATCGCCGAGGCGATGAAGCTCGCCTTCGCCGATCGCGCGGCCTACCTGGGCGATCCCGACTTCGTGACCGTGCCGGTCGCACCGCTCGTCTCGAAGGCGTACGCCGAGCGCCAGCGCGCGCGGCTCCTGCCGCCGCGCTGGCGGCGCCCGCCCTGGACCTGGGCGCGCGACGAGGTGGCGATCCGCGTCCCGGGCCCGGGGCTCGAGCCGTGGCCCCCCGCGGCGGGCAGCACCACGCACCTCTCGGTCACCGACGCCGCCGGCAACGCGGTCGCCCTCACCCAGACCGTGAACCTGCTCTTCGGGTCGGGCATCACGGTGCCGGGCACCGGCATCGTGCTCAACGACGAGATGGACGACTTCTCGGTGGCCCTCGATCGCCCGAACGCCTTCGGGCTCGTCGACACGCGCGGCAGCAACGCGGTGGCGGGCGGCAAGCGCCCGCTCTCGAGCATGACGCCGACGCTCGTGCTCGAGGACGGCCGCGTGCGCATGGTGACGGGCAGCCCGGGCGGGCCGCGCATCATCTCGACGACGCTGCTCACGATCCTGAACGTCTTCGACTACGGGATGGACGTCTCCGAGGCCGTCTCCGCACCGCGCTTCCACCACCAGTGGATCCCCGACGAGCTCCTGGTCGAGCGCGCGATCCCCGCCGACGTCCTCGACGGGCTGCGCCGGCGCGGCCACACGGTGGCCGTGTCCGAGCGCAACTGGTCGAGCGCGCAGGCGATCGTGATCGACCCGCAGAGCGGCTGGCATCTCGGCGGCAGCGATCCGCGCAGCGACGGCCTCGCGCGGGGCTTCTCGCCGGCCGGGAGCCGCTGAGGGCCTCAGCGCGGCTCGAGGAGCAGGCTCTGGAGCGCGCGGCCGATCCGGCCGCGCTCGTCGTAGAGCGTGCTCTCGGCAATCGCGACGCCGTCCTCGTCGGGCCAGGTGGCAGCGTCGAGGCAGACCCACCCGCCGTCCGACGGGCCGGCGGGCGCTTCGGGCAGGCGGTGCAGGTGGATCGTCAGATCGGCGTTCACGAAGGTGAAGGCCTCGTAGGGCAGGGCGCTGCCGATGCCGTTGCCGAAGTCCGCCACGGCGGCCACCCGCACGAGCGGGGAGGGCGGGGTGCCCGGCAGCAGGGGCACCCGGAGCCGGATCCAGTCGGTGCAGGGTCCCGGCGCGCCCCACTCGCCGCGCACGAGCCGGTGCTCGGTCGCGTGGCTGTGGTAGGCCACGGCGGCGCCCGCCGGGTCGCCGGGGCTCCCGCGCCAGGGGGCGTTGGTCGCGCGGCTCGCGGAGGGCGGCGGCGGGGGATCGCTCGGGCCGCCGCGCACGGTGGCGGGGAGCGCGAGCTTCGCGCGGCGCAGCCGCAGCAGGGTGGCGCGGGCCAC
This window encodes:
- the ggt gene encoding gamma-glutamyltransferase, whose amino-acid sequence is MRARAATARVGRGAPGGLAGPGRATLRVARALLVGIAAAAFVAIRPAAAAAPAPAIGQSGMVVSAERHATEAGLAMLAAGGNAVDAAVATAFALGVTEPYHSGIGGGGFLLLHLASGETVALDARETAPAAARADMFVAPGVAADASRTGPLAVATPGLVAGLALALERWGTKPLAEVLAPAIALADEGFGIGLRHARILKLWHQMGMAERFPETAAIQAPAPDLAPGWRLVQPELARTLRALAREGPDAFYHGPIARAIAGEVQKRGGLLSAGDLAAYEPKLRAPLRGTYRGRTVVSFPPPSSGGVALIEALNILEGFELAPLGAGSSASIHRIAEAMKLAFADRAAYLGDPDFVTVPVAPLVSKAYAERQRARLLPPRWRRPPWTWARDEVAIRVPGPGLEPWPPAAGSTTHLSVTDAAGNAVALTQTVNLLFGSGITVPGTGIVLNDEMDDFSVALDRPNAFGLVDTRGSNAVAGGKRPLSSMTPTLVLEDGRVRMVTGSPGGPRIISTTLLTILNVFDYGMDVSEAVSAPRFHHQWIPDELLVERAIPADVLDGLRRRGHTVAVSERNWSSAQAIVIDPQSGWHLGGSDPRSDGLARGFSPAGSR
- a CDS encoding thioesterase family protein, yielding MTGEALFHDEAGMLVPGALARGPWSPDALHGGPVAALLAHVAEQAETPGPMHPARLTVELLRPVPLAPLRPVRRVLRPGRKVQLVESALFAGETEVARATLLRLRRAKLALPATVRGGPSDPPPPPSASRATNAPWRGSPGDPAGAAVAYHSHATEHRLVRGEWGAPGPCTDWIRLRVPLLPGTPPSPLVRVAAVADFGNGIGSALPYEAFTFVNADLTIHLHRLPEAPAGPSDGGWVCLDAATWPDEDGVAIAESTLYDERGRIGRALQSLLLEPR